One segment of Megachile rotundata isolate GNS110a chromosome 4, iyMegRotu1, whole genome shotgun sequence DNA contains the following:
- the osp gene encoding myosin phosphatase Rho interacting protein outspread isoform X4, with the protein MSGGTAGVRGTGAECRKFAPNIFNKSKCSSCFKQKEEHSAEALECNRATRKISKCGYLFVAPGWDFSNPLNRTKRWQRRWFVLYDDGELTYSVDEHPETVPQARIDMTRVLEVAAAEDITGHPYSLAITSPEGVTFVKGTCREETRWWADVLQVYSRNKGRHKRNATFPGGQTTILQVTPTIRSNTPNPPRPRFNSCRSEPRSNTWIPESNVSSDLCSSVFSSTPSLVTNSVVTTASSGNMSNGNTEPSNDHRLGNSSPLRTSTPLENGSSYLSSVSSSSPMNGSVSSTVYSTTSTMSTSTMSGSSSLTEKPPIVPNEGRSSYRDQPASSASPPTRDKLRAEDKARRRMNQHGERTSIGTGTACSTEKLDDDPCRRILLEHEREREGKLRDIAASLTQPRARRIKPRTSEPTRDVVDAANAAYQDKFIRGDPDGCGLDISGIRYSPTSELRVDLPAEDLLNIKKGWLMKQALNKEWNKHWFVLRGCGLMYYRDPCAEDKGIMDGVIDLNTVTAVTPLQVARNYGFQTVAWDDRGSTVLSAVTAGIRDSWMTAIRRAANLPDPDSNADLTVCQDSQQDNTPQSPTASITDRERDSVVPSTSVTPRSVLFSSDEEYRTASEGGRRESGDWSEVPVSPPLVRNGDWPSGLKSSSWSDSANHEWSELPPSPPLTRTALSRVKARSRSSSRSRVYKRSRSSPPSSRRSTLDSVRSEDLMMACCELGEDEEQPNGHLQSNSCLSSANESPLIVELLENQVSLLRDQLDHNEAHPSTLLVIIERQENEIESLKSQLNTARADVASAEKELSRLRQQKAEASIREKQVEELLGTIQRTEQQRSKDMDDLEKMKKIYNRDKEMLECKLLETEAILRETSERCEMLSKELASSHRTVEHLQAEIASLSNRLSQGIEENDRLYSKVRELEEKGGLSASRERGRSFDSLSDLTNIELDLDLNALDKERIMEEYDELRSRFEKAIQEIRAMRKELREAHAMQDALELEIFAHKQDAASVSETNQAQIQLMAARIQDLTNKLAASEKQVRTLKQKLTKAESRDKRRSLSLKGRESFQISQEMEDKLLDLENKICAIERGKSIGTPVSTGSSSKESSPNPKKEKRRDSKNLDRTRLRRKSLDSATSSEPMKVLIRLSTLETKVANVTENMASDAEKDSSECSEVSGSSTSEVSLEIIARLRKLERVVSKSKRRLEKCLGSTQAEDKAEKCLREVNDILDSCLECKKNQASAQATESVGVVVSRLETILKDKFTELTKRRQTLAQNGELDDREKMKLIAERVAFEFIVLRQIKRAIGRTYDRSAVLSELVETSQLASSLMRKIHGTKPKTYQNTSYIQYLTKVLANKLVLVGGVNATETSKEVSAARSESLNFLLQKQREVNETVRRYKETKLRQLAEALAVETLSMSDKEDLGKQQASNSSKKLLEDRRIREAWALAQETVSKELVQAEVSHVIMRCGQMYEQNVTSITDVCLNFDGAENITLESWIDATQARLRQEIELSTRELSDAYEECLRLLKRNKSTVETKYESRQLLTDYADVIAHKALIDARIGLLQENTKQLTSYPGETFVSSLIRNDDLLSCLFADDHDFQSNPILDAEYSYLYQQFSKECEERISGKRGSKEQLKNVGQSLLSLEEDLMELSKRVREKSCENADGIVWPKSPAVSDWSNVCEKCSQLREQIKKLSEYMNRITCKQCEQLQETIQRITAEHNEELETLKRNQERDLMDIKGELDNQRQSLTSQYEQEAASLREKARKLEYRLNAMDSEHSAHVNELRAAYQRSMSAELDTDAETRKRYKEEIKQLRALCEKGLLAMENSHRRIISEMEEKHRQELENLRVEKEQALSEETQATLAALDAMRKAHEHEVQKEIAKFKQEFIKQMQAREDIGVLHKEHEEEMEEIKQEILSLSAKYSSKCVESAALEEKVGSLTKQLAQAQQHIMQLDARNKQLRAHLVLDTNDGAINDTVQMLRGKENDIAEPREDLYKLQQLKTRPTSRPVTFVKCMVSH; encoded by the exons CCGGAAACGGTGCCTCAAGCGAGAATCGACATGACCCGGGTGCTGGAGGTCGCCGCTGCCGAGGACATCACCGGACATCCTTACAGCCTCGCCATCACCTCGCCCGAAGGAGTTACCTTCGTCAAAGGCACGTGCCGTGAAGAAACTAGGTGGTGGGCCGATGTTCTTCAGGTTTACTCGAGGAATAAG GGTCGACATAAGCGGAATGCCACGTTCCCTGGTGGACAGACTACCATTCTTCAGGTTACTCCGACGATTAGAA GCAACACCCCGAATCCCCCGCGGCCGCGATTCAACAGCTGTCGCTCCGAGCCCCGAAGCAACACGTGGATCCCCGAATCGAACGTCTCGTCGGATCTGTGCTCGTCCGTTTTCTCCTCGACGCCATCTCTGGTGACGAACAGCGTGGTGACAACTGCCAGCAGCGGGAACATGAGCAACGGTAACACGGAACCGAGCAACGATCACCGACTGGGGAACTCGTCTCCCTTGAGGACCAGCACGCCTCTGGAGAACGGCTCCAGTTACCTGTCTTCCGTCTCCTCGAGCTCCCCCATGAACGGAAGCGTGTCGAGCACCGTGTACTCTACCACGTCGACGATGTCCACTTCCACGATGTCTGGGAGCTCGTCGTTGACGGAGAAGCCGCCGATCGTACCCAACGAGGGTAGGTCGAGCTACAGGGATCAGCCGGCTAGCAGCGCGTCCCCTCCTACCAGGGACAAACTCAGAGCCGAGGACAAGGCCAGGCGTAGGATGAATCAGCATGGGGAACGAACGAGTATCGGCACCGGGACCGCCTGCTCTACAGAGAAACTAG ACGACGACCCCTGTCGAAGAATCCTCCTGGAGCACGAGAGGGAAAGGGAAGGAAAACTGCGAGACATCGCTGCCTCTTTGACCCAGCCACGTGCTCGAAGGATCAAGCCTAGAACGTCCGAGCCAACCAGAGACGTGGTCGATGCAGCTAACGCGGCTTACCAGGACAAGTTC ATCAGAGGAGATCCCGACGGCTGCGGTCTAGACATTTCAGGAATCAGGTACTCGCCTACTTCGGAGCTGAGGGTAGACCTGCCCGCTGAGGATTTGTTGAACATCAAGAAAGGCTGGTTGATGAAGCAGGCTCTGAACAAG GAATGGAACAAGCACTGGTTCGTACTGCGCGGTTGCGGCCTCATGTACTACCGGGATCCTTGCGCGGAAGATAAGGGTATCATGGACGGCGTGATAGATCTGAATACCGTTACCGCAGTTACGCCCCTTCAGGTCGCAAGAAATTATGGATTCCAGACTGTG GCGTGGGACGATCGAGGGTCCACCGTGCTGTCCGCGGTGACGGCCGGGATACGAGATAGCTGGATGACTGCTATTCGAAGGGCTGCCAATTTGCCCGATCCGGATAGCAACGCAGATCTAACGGTTTGCCAGGACAGTCAGCAGGATAACACTCCGCAGTCACCTACCGC ATCCATCACAGATCGCGAAAGGGACTCTGTTGTTCCTTCCACCTCGGTTACGCCTCGTTCGGTCCTGTTTTCCTCCGACGAGGAGTATAGAACAGCATCGGAAGGTGGCAGAAGAGAATCCGGCGACTGGTCGGAAGTGCCCGTCTCGCCGCCATTAGTGAGAAACGGAGATTGGCCGAGTGGGTTGAAGAGTTCGAGCTGGTCAGATTCCGCGAACCACGAATGGTCGGAGCTTCCTCCGTCGCCTCCGCTGACGAGAACCGCGTTATCGCGAGTGAAAGCTCGATCCAGATCGAGCTCGAGGTCCAGGGTGTACAAGAGAAGCCGCAGTTCTCCTCCGAGTTCCAGAAGAAGTACCCTGGACAGTGTGAGATCGGAGGATCTGATGATGGCCTGCTGCGAGCTCGGAGAGGACGAGGAGCAGCCCAATGGTCATCTGCAGAGCAACAGTTGTTTGTCGAGCGCCAACGAAAGTCCCTTGATCGTCGAGTTGTTGGAGAACCAGGTGTCTTTGCTGCGAGATCAGCTGGATCACAATGAAGCCCATCCAAGCACGCTACTAGTCATTATCGAGCGTCAGGAGAACGAGATCGAGAGTCTGAAGTCTCAGCTGAACACCGCGCGAGCCGACGTCGCTAGCGCCGAGAAAGAGTTATCCAGGTTGAGACAGCAGAAGGCTGAGGCCTCCATCAGGGAGAAACAGGTGGAAGAGTTGTTAGGTACGATCCAGAGGACGGAGCAGCAGAGGAGCAAGGACATGGATGACCTGGAGAAGATGAAGAAGATATACAATAGGGATAAGGAAATGTTGGAATGTAAGTTACTGGAGACGGAAGCCATCCTCAGGGAGACCAGCGAGCGGTGTGAAATGCTCTCGAAAGAACTGGCGTCCAGTCATAGGACCGTCGAACATCTGCAGGCAGAAATTGCTTCCTTGAGCAACAGATTGTCGCAAG GAATCGAGGAGAACGACCGTTTGTACTCCAAGGTTAGAGAGTTGGAGGAGAAGGGAGGTCTGTCGGCTTCGAGGGAGCGTGGAAGGAGCTTCGATTCGCTCAGCGACTTGACGAACATCGAGCTGGATCTGGATTTAAATGCGCTGGATAAAGAAAG AATAATGGAGGAGTACGACGAGCTCCGAAGTCGTTTCGAGAAAGCCATCCAAGAGATCCGGGCGATGCGCAAAGAGCTTCGGGAAGCGCACGCGATGCAGGACGCGTTGGAACTGGAGATTTTTGCGCACAAGCAGGACGCGGCCAGCGTTAGCGAAACGAACCAAGCTCAAATTCAGTTAATGGCGGCGAGGATCCAAGACCTGACGAACAAGCTAGCTGCCAGCGAGAAGCAAGTAAGAACGCTGAAGCAGAAGCTGACCAAAGCCGAGAGCAGGGACAAGAGGAGATCGCTGTCGTTAAAGGGTCGCGAGTCGTTTCAGATCTCCCAGGAGATGGAAGACAAGTTGCTGGACCTGGAGAACAAAATCTGCGCGATCGAACGCGGTAAGAGCATCGGTACGCCCGTGTCAACCGGTAGCAGCTCGAAGGAGTCGAGTCCTAATCCAAAGAAAGAGAAGAGGAGAGATAGCAAGAACCTGGACCGTACCAGGTTGAGAAGGAAGTCGTTAGATAGCGCGACCAGCTCTGAACCAATGAAGGTGTTGATAAGATTGAGTACGCTGGAGACTAAGGTGGCAAACGTGACGGAGAATATGGCCAGCGACGCGGAGAAGGATTCTAGCGAGTGCAGCGAAGTGAGCGGATCATCCACTAGCGAAGTGTCGCTGGAGATCATTGCGAGGCTAAGAAAATTGGAGAGGGTGGTATCGAAGTCGAAGAGGAGGCTGGAGAAGTGTTTAGGTTCGACGCAGGCGGAGGACAAAGCGGAAAAGTGTTTGCGCGAGGTGAACGATATCCTGGACTCGTgtttagaatgtaagaaaaatcaAGCTAGCGCTCAAGCGACCGAGTCAGTAGGCGTAGTGGTATCTAGACTAGAGACTATACTTAAAGATAAATTCACCGAGCTCACGAAGAGACGGCAGACGCTGGCGCAGAACGGTGAACTGGATGACAGAGAGAAGATGAAGCTGATCGCCGAGAGGGTGGCGTTCGAGTTTATCGTTCTGAGGCAGATCAAGCGAGCGATCGGTCGCACGTACGATAGAAGTGCCGTTCTCAGTGAATTGGTCGAAACTAGTCAGCTTGCCTCAAGCTTAATGCGTAAGATTCATGGAACTAAGCCCAAAACGTACCAAAACACCAGTTACATTCAGTATCTTACTAAAGTGTTAGCAAATAAGTTAGTACTAGTAGGCGGCGTGAACGCGACAGAAACGTCGAAGGAGGTTTCCGCTGCTCGCAGCGAGAGTTTGAACTTCTTGCTGCAGAAGCAACGCGAAGTCAACGAGACCGTGCGGCGATACAAGGAGACGAAACTGAGGCAGCTAGCCGAGGCTTTGGCCGTTGAAACGTTGAGCATGTCGGACAAGGAGGACCTTGGCAAACAACAGGCGAGCAATTCTAGCAAGAAGTTGTTGGAAGATCGGCGAATTCGCGAGGCGTGGGCATTGGCTCAGGAGACGGTCAGCAAAGAGTTGGTGCAAGCGGAAGTGTCTCACGTGATCATGCGTTGCGGTCAGATGTACGAACAGAACGTCACCAGCATCACCGACGTCTGCCTCAATTTCGACGGTGCGGAAAACATCACGTTGGAATCTTGGATAGACGCGACGCAAGCGAGACTGCGACAAGAAATCGAACTATCCACGCGCGAGCTGTCGGACGCGTACGAGGAGTGTCTTCGTTTGTTGAAGAGGAACAAGTCAACGGTGGAAACGAAGTACGAGTCTCGGCAGTTGTTGACGGACTACGCAGACGTGATCGCGCACAAAGCTTTAATCGATGCCAGAATCGGCCTTCTTCAGGAGAACACGAAACAGTTGACAAGCTATCCTGGAGAGACTTTCGTATCTAGTCTAATCCGAAACGACGACCTTCTTTCCTGTCTATTCGCGGACGATCACGATTTCCAAAGCAATCCGATTCTCGACGCCGAGTACAGTTACCTTTATCAACAATTTAGCAAGGAGTGCGAGGAGAGGATATCCGGGAAGCGTGGCTCGAAAGAGCAGCTGAAGAACGTTGGTCAGAGTTTGCTCAGCTTAGAGGAGGATCTGATGGAGCTGAGCAAACGCGTCAGAGAGAAGTCGTGCGAGAACGCTGACGGCATCGTTTGGCCCAAATCGCCAGCCGTCTCGGACTGGTCGAACGTTTGCGAGAAGTGTTCGCAGCTGCGCGAGCAAATCAAGAAGCTGAGCGAGTACATGAATCGTATAACTTGCAAACAATGCGAACAGTTGCAGGAGACCATTCAGAGGATAACCGCGGAGCACAACGAAGAATTGGAAACTCTGAAGCGCAACCAGGAACGGGATCTGATGGACATCAAGGGAGAATTGGATAACCAGAGGCAATCTTTGACCTCTCAGTACGAGCAGGAAGCTGCTAGTCTGCGAGAAAAGGCGAGGAAGTTGGAATACAGATTGAACGCCATGGATTCCGAGCACTCTGCTCACGTGAACGAACTGAGAGCCGCTTATCAAAGATCCATGAGCGCGGAGTTGGACACCGACGCGGAGACGAGGAAGAGGTACAAGGAGGAGATCAAACAGCTGCGAGCACTGTGCGAGAAAGGATTGCTGGCGATGGAAAACTCTCACAGACGCATCATCTCCGAAATGGAGGAGAAACATCGGCAGGAACTGGAGAATCTGAGGGTGGAGAAAGAGCAGGCGTTGTCAGAGGAGACCCAAGCTACTCTGGCAGCGTTGGATGCCATGAGAAAAGCACACGAACACGAGGTGCAGAAGGAGATAGCCAAGTTCAAGCAAGAGTTCATCAAACAGATGCAAGCACGCGAAGACATAGGCGTGCTTCACAAGGAACACGA ggaGGAGATGGAGGAGATCAAACAGGAGATTCTCTCGTTATCTGCCAAGTATTCCTCCAAATGCGTGGAGTCCGCGGCTCTGGAGGAAAAAGTGGGTTCTCTCACGAAACAGCTAGCTCAAGCGCAACAGCACATCATGCAACTGGACGCACGAAATAAACAGCTGAGAGCTCATTTGGTATTGGACACGAACGATGGTGCTATCAACGACACCGTGCAAATGTTGAGGGGCAAAGAAAACGACATAGCCGAACCGAGAGAGGATCTCTACAAATTGCAGCAATTGAAG ACTCGACCGACATCTCGTCCAGTGACGTTCGTAAAATGCATGGTGTCACATTGA